Proteins encoded within one genomic window of Streptomyces sp. NBC_01314:
- the lanKC gene encoding class III lanthionine synthetase LanKC produces MDLRYVTYCQAGNAFYEDPATAAATTEPADVLAEPPVGWTRTVNGDWVVLTPPHTELPGQGWKIHVSATRDNADRILDVVRAYCVRERLTFKYIRSAKALNRRNSKYGDRGASGKFITVYPPDEPQLERVLVELDAELGGEPGPYILSDLRWRSGPLYVRYGGFVARLGRDAKGDPVHCIEDPDGRLVPDVRGPGFRPPAWVTLPDCLAESLAARNASTMGDFPFRAVRALHFSNGGGVYEAEDLRQNPGTESSASVLLKEARPLAGLDEEGEDAVARLERERWALERLAGLDCVPPLIDYRKGREHYFLAREFVPGASLHTRIHESNPLLNPDADASPESFAAYTSWALSVIDQIDAGVRAMHARGVVFGDLHPNNVLVRPDGSIAFIDLETASPVDDAAPQTIGAPGFRAPAGYVGPAVDRYALGCLRLAVFLPLTVVLSWGREKTQQLIALVTENFPVPADFAERVETDLASPETAETAEATETGADAEIAVSAGVIEAGADAVTAVSARAVEAGARDETAVAVGVGVGVAVAVADAGVELAAAPVWPETLTPADWPSLRASLSAGILAAATPDREDRLFPGDIAQFTAPGGGLNLAHGAAGVLWALGSAGAEIPAAHVDWLTERVRRWPEPRPGFYDGLHGIAYALDALGRTAEAREVLDRALALPMDDLDGSLFAGLPGIGLSLLHFGHLDAAERLAELVADRTPGGYAARPRPGLLYGATGAALFLLRLYEKTGDRKLLHGAVEALRHDLAELSSGPGISRMPYLAVGGAGVAMVVSDVLPHLPSPDPELRDALPVLHSSVTALYQAQTGLFQGRAGATLALRHLRARTPEPGRESKPGLESETEAAVRRHLVAFGWHAIPYAGHPAFLGDQTLRLSTDLATGTAGVLLALDEALGSGGGLPFFPSSSRRTS; encoded by the coding sequence ATGGATCTCCGGTATGTGACTTACTGCCAGGCGGGCAACGCGTTCTACGAGGATCCTGCGACCGCCGCCGCCACCACCGAGCCCGCTGACGTCCTGGCGGAACCCCCCGTCGGCTGGACCCGGACCGTCAACGGCGACTGGGTGGTGCTGACCCCGCCGCACACCGAACTCCCCGGCCAGGGCTGGAAGATCCATGTCTCGGCGACCCGGGACAACGCCGACCGCATCCTCGACGTCGTACGCGCCTACTGCGTACGTGAGCGGCTCACCTTCAAGTACATCCGCAGCGCCAAGGCTTTGAACCGGCGCAACAGCAAGTACGGCGACCGCGGCGCGAGCGGCAAGTTCATCACCGTCTACCCGCCGGACGAGCCCCAGCTGGAGCGGGTGCTCGTCGAGCTGGACGCCGAGCTGGGCGGCGAGCCCGGCCCGTACATCCTCAGCGACCTGCGCTGGCGTTCCGGCCCGCTCTACGTCCGTTACGGCGGCTTCGTCGCCCGCCTCGGCCGGGACGCGAAGGGCGACCCGGTGCACTGCATCGAGGACCCGGACGGCCGCCTCGTCCCCGATGTACGCGGCCCCGGCTTCCGGCCGCCCGCGTGGGTGACGCTGCCGGACTGCCTCGCCGAGTCGCTGGCGGCCCGTAACGCGAGCACGATGGGCGACTTCCCGTTCCGCGCGGTCAGGGCGCTGCACTTCTCCAACGGGGGCGGCGTCTACGAGGCCGAGGACCTGCGCCAGAACCCCGGTACGGAATCCTCCGCCTCCGTGCTCCTCAAGGAGGCCCGCCCGCTGGCCGGCCTCGACGAGGAGGGCGAGGACGCGGTGGCCCGGCTGGAGCGGGAGCGCTGGGCGCTGGAGCGGCTGGCGGGACTGGACTGCGTACCGCCGCTGATCGACTACCGCAAAGGCCGCGAACACTACTTCCTGGCACGGGAGTTCGTGCCGGGTGCCTCGCTCCACACCCGCATCCACGAGTCCAACCCGCTGCTGAACCCGGATGCCGACGCCTCCCCCGAGTCGTTCGCGGCGTACACCTCCTGGGCCCTGTCCGTCATCGACCAGATCGACGCGGGCGTGCGGGCCATGCACGCCCGGGGCGTGGTCTTCGGTGATCTGCACCCCAACAACGTCCTGGTCCGGCCGGACGGCTCGATCGCCTTCATCGACCTGGAGACGGCGAGCCCCGTCGACGACGCGGCACCTCAGACGATCGGCGCGCCCGGCTTCCGCGCCCCGGCCGGTTACGTGGGCCCGGCGGTCGACCGGTACGCGCTCGGCTGCCTGCGGCTCGCGGTGTTCCTCCCGCTGACGGTGGTGCTGAGCTGGGGCCGGGAGAAGACGCAACAGCTGATCGCGCTGGTGACGGAGAACTTCCCGGTACCGGCGGACTTCGCGGAACGGGTGGAGACGGATCTGGCGAGCCCGGAGACCGCCGAGACGGCCGAGGCCACCGAGACCGGCGCGGACGCTGAGATCGCAGTGAGTGCTGGGGTCATCGAGGCGGGTGCGGATGCTGTGACCGCCGTGAGCGCCAGGGCCGTTGAGGCCGGCGCCCGCGACGAGACTGCCGTGGCTGTCGGCGTCGGCGTCGGCGTGGCCGTGGCCGTGGCCGACGCGGGCGTCGAGCTCGCCGCTGCCCCGGTCTGGCCCGAGACCCTCACCCCCGCCGACTGGCCGTCCCTGCGCGCGTCACTCTCGGCCGGAATCCTGGCCGCCGCGACCCCGGACCGCGAGGACCGTCTCTTCCCCGGCGACATCGCCCAGTTCACCGCCCCGGGCGGCGGCCTCAACCTCGCCCACGGCGCCGCCGGAGTCCTCTGGGCGCTGGGCAGCGCGGGTGCGGAGATCCCGGCCGCGCACGTGGACTGGCTGACCGAGCGCGTACGCCGCTGGCCCGAGCCCCGCCCCGGCTTCTACGACGGCCTGCACGGCATCGCGTACGCCCTCGACGCCCTGGGCCGTACGGCCGAGGCCCGTGAAGTCCTGGACCGGGCCCTCGCCCTGCCGATGGACGACCTTGACGGCTCCCTCTTCGCCGGCCTCCCCGGCATCGGCCTCTCCCTGCTCCACTTCGGCCACCTCGACGCGGCCGAACGCCTCGCGGAGCTGGTCGCGGACCGTACCCCGGGCGGCTACGCGGCCCGCCCACGACCGGGCCTGCTGTACGGGGCGACGGGCGCGGCGCTGTTCCTGCTACGGCTGTACGAGAAGACGGGCGACCGGAAACTGCTGCACGGAGCGGTGGAGGCGCTGCGTCACGACCTCGCCGAGTTGTCGTCCGGGCCGGGCATCAGCCGCATGCCGTACCTGGCGGTGGGCGGGGCGGGAGTGGCGATGGTCGTGAGCGACGTACTCCCTCATCTCCCATCCCCAGACCCGGAGTTGAGAGACGCCCTCCCCGTCCTCCACTCATCGGTGACGGCTCTCTACCAGGCCCAGACGGGCCTGTTCCAGGGCCGCGCCGGGGCAACCCTCGCCCTGCGTCACCTACGCGCCAGAACGCCGGAGCCGGGGCGGGAGTCGAAGCCAGGGCTGGAGTCGGAGACCGAGGCCGCGGTACGCCGCCACCTGGTGGCCTTCGGCTGGCACGCCATCCCGTACGCGGGCCACCCCGCCTTCCTCGGCGACCAGACCCTGCGCCTGTCGACCGACCTCGCCACCGGCACGGCCGGGGTCCTGCTCGCCCTTGACGAAGCACTCGGCTCGGGCGGGGGCCTGCCGTTCTTCCCGTCCTCCAGCCGCCGCACTTCATGA
- a CDS encoding helicase-associated domain-containing protein, with product MKSRSTLATWLSELGGSRLARVLAMRKDAASSPEPRSVGELADRLQRPGSVALVLPRLTLPCLQAAEALAALGTRATRDSLAELLGSTSPAAVHALDATLEALSDRALVWHDGNEALRMPTPLRQAWSTPLGLDAPLEELLTGTTSEELRGMLAVLGIKPPGTKQQRLAALVEHHTDAERVAALAAGAPAATRKLLEQSARSTPRQSLFVAFGAPDHDLQPGARWALDRGLLLQDRHRYGPVRMPVEVALALRGPDWHAPFEPLPPVPQLVPITSSEVEREAAAAATAFAAHAASVLSACATAPPTRLKSGGIGARELARLGKAAQADDAVVRIALETAYAAGLLARDGDRVPPTEAYDAWAEQEPAEQLAVLLRAWRDLPLTPTRARDEDNKALPALAGAPDCGGCLQARHGLLTAAAGLPAGQGVKVASELGPLVAWHRPLADDASPQDTAPFSTVIREGELLGVLARGALSPLGAHLAAHADEELDITARRLLPPATTTARIGADLTAVVTGTPSARLAALLDSMADRETSGTASVWRFSAGSVRRALDAGRTPDDITADLAVGSATALPQPLTYLIADTARGHGRVRIAPAACVLHGDEPALLAELAAHRALSKLALRQLAPTVLVSGSPPATTLAALRAAGYAPVAETAGGTVRIEKRLPQRAAAAVPPPRGNVGRRSPRTIATRASDMPTDAGMDVLADRLLKSPPTTPEPDPFGSGVPFATDTEEIVAGYAKHLSYSDVRQVAHAIDTGAAITVEYIATSGNRTVRTLSDLELDPPYLDAWCHLREAERVFTLSRIHGVMPA from the coding sequence ATGAAGTCCCGATCGACGCTTGCGACTTGGCTGAGCGAACTCGGCGGTTCCCGCCTGGCACGCGTACTCGCCATGCGGAAAGACGCAGCTTCCTCTCCGGAACCACGCTCGGTGGGGGAACTGGCGGACCGTCTCCAACGTCCGGGGTCCGTGGCACTCGTCCTGCCGCGACTCACGCTGCCGTGCTTGCAGGCCGCCGAGGCGCTGGCAGCCCTGGGAACACGAGCGACCCGGGACAGCCTCGCGGAGTTGCTCGGCTCGACGTCCCCTGCGGCGGTGCACGCGCTGGACGCGACCCTGGAGGCGTTGTCGGATCGGGCGCTCGTGTGGCATGACGGCAACGAGGCACTCCGCATGCCTACGCCCTTGCGGCAGGCGTGGAGCACGCCCCTGGGACTCGACGCCCCGCTGGAAGAGCTGCTGACCGGCACCACCTCGGAGGAACTGCGCGGCATGCTGGCGGTCCTGGGTATCAAGCCACCCGGCACCAAGCAGCAGCGACTCGCGGCTCTGGTGGAGCATCACACTGACGCGGAACGGGTCGCCGCGTTGGCGGCGGGGGCACCGGCGGCCACACGGAAGTTGCTTGAGCAGAGCGCCAGGTCCACGCCGCGACAGTCACTGTTCGTCGCGTTCGGGGCTCCTGACCACGACCTCCAACCAGGCGCCCGCTGGGCACTCGACCGCGGGCTTCTGCTCCAGGACCGTCACCGGTACGGGCCCGTCCGGATGCCGGTCGAGGTGGCCTTGGCTCTGCGGGGCCCCGATTGGCACGCTCCGTTCGAACCTCTGCCGCCCGTCCCGCAGTTGGTGCCCATCACCTCCTCGGAGGTGGAGCGGGAGGCCGCGGCGGCCGCCACCGCGTTCGCGGCCCATGCCGCCTCCGTCCTTTCGGCGTGCGCGACCGCTCCACCGACCCGGCTGAAGTCGGGCGGGATCGGCGCGCGTGAACTGGCCCGGCTCGGCAAGGCCGCCCAAGCGGACGACGCCGTCGTACGCATCGCCCTGGAGACCGCGTACGCCGCCGGACTGCTGGCTCGCGACGGCGATCGCGTACCTCCCACCGAGGCGTACGACGCCTGGGCCGAGCAGGAGCCCGCAGAACAGCTCGCCGTACTGCTCCGGGCATGGCGGGACCTGCCGCTCACCCCCACCCGGGCGCGCGACGAAGACAACAAGGCGCTTCCCGCGCTCGCCGGTGCGCCTGACTGCGGCGGCTGTCTGCAGGCCCGCCACGGGCTGCTCACCGCGGCAGCGGGGCTCCCGGCAGGACAGGGCGTGAAGGTCGCTTCGGAGCTGGGGCCGCTCGTGGCCTGGCACCGTCCGCTCGCCGACGACGCCTCGCCCCAGGACACGGCACCGTTCAGCACCGTGATCCGCGAAGGCGAACTGCTGGGCGTGCTGGCACGGGGTGCGCTGTCCCCGCTCGGTGCCCACCTGGCGGCCCACGCCGACGAAGAACTCGACATCACAGCCCGGCGGTTGCTGCCCCCCGCGACCACGACGGCCCGGATCGGCGCCGACCTCACCGCCGTCGTCACCGGCACCCCGTCCGCGCGACTCGCAGCACTGCTGGATTCGATGGCCGACCGGGAGACCAGTGGCACGGCGTCGGTGTGGCGCTTCAGTGCCGGCAGTGTCCGCCGGGCCCTGGACGCCGGCCGCACCCCGGACGACATCACAGCCGACCTGGCAGTCGGCTCCGCCACAGCCCTGCCACAGCCGCTGACCTATCTCATCGCCGACACCGCACGAGGTCACGGACGGGTGCGCATCGCCCCCGCGGCCTGTGTCCTCCACGGCGACGAACCCGCGCTCCTGGCCGAACTCGCCGCCCATCGCGCACTGTCCAAGCTCGCCCTGCGGCAGCTCGCCCCGACGGTCCTGGTCAGCGGCAGCCCGCCCGCGACGACTCTCGCCGCGCTCCGTGCCGCGGGCTACGCCCCGGTCGCCGAGACAGCCGGGGGAACGGTACGCATCGAAAAGCGCCTGCCGCAGAGGGCCGCCGCTGCAGTCCCGCCCCCGCGAGGGAACGTCGGACGGCGCAGCCCCCGGACCATCGCAACCCGCGCCTCGGACATGCCCACCGACGCCGGGATGGACGTCCTGGCCGACCGGCTGCTCAAGTCCCCGCCGACGACACCGGAACCCGACCCGTTCGGCAGCGGGGTGCCTTTCGCGACGGACACCGAGGAGATCGTCGCCGGATACGCGAAGCACCTCTCGTACAGCGACGTCCGCCAGGTCGCCCATGCCATCGACACCGGTGCGGCCATCACGGTCGAGTACATCGCCACCTCGGGCAACCGGACCGTACGCACCCTCAGCGACCTGGAACTCGACCCGCCCTACCTCGACGCCTGGTGCCACCTGCGCGAAGCGGAACGCGTCTTCACTCTCTCCCGCATCCATGGCGTGATGCCCGCGTAG